In Jejubacter calystegiae, the following are encoded in one genomic region:
- a CDS encoding YbgC/FadM family acyl-CoA thioesterase yields MPQTRIKVRGYHLDVYQHVNNARYLEFLEEARWEVLETQSGFRWMVEQGLAFVVVNININYRRPALLGDRLTVTSRMQTLNGKSGVLSQVITRDSESDVVADALITFACVDLQSQKAQPLEGELRRHLEMMMD; encoded by the coding sequence ATACCGCAAACGCGGATAAAAGTGCGGGGATACCATCTTGATGTCTACCAGCACGTGAATAACGCCCGCTATCTGGAATTTCTGGAAGAGGCACGCTGGGAAGTGTTGGAAACCCAGTCGGGATTCCGCTGGATGGTGGAGCAGGGGCTGGCCTTTGTGGTGGTCAACATCAATATCAACTACCGACGCCCGGCGCTGCTGGGTGACCGTCTGACGGTCACCAGCAGGATGCAGACGCTTAACGGTAAAAGCGGCGTACTGAGCCAGGTCATTACCCGCGACAGCGAGAGTGATGTGGTTGCCGATGCGTTAATCACCTTTGCTTGTGTCGATCTACAGAGCCAGAAGGCGCAACCGTTGGAAGGAGAATTGCGCCGCCATCTGGAAATGATGATGGACTGA
- a CDS encoding HlyD family secretion protein, with translation MLFRKEVSDYQQAFRSGQVLLLRGWPVWATVSGTVLIVLSLLLLLIFGSYTRRINVSGEIITLPHTVNLFAPEQGMIARLLVHNGQEVNAGTPLYQLDIGRVTRNGSLSATTLAVLEKQRQRTESIIREIENNRKATLEGLQLQLERYTEARDSTRQMVDSASVGLRAMRESMKDYGEYRRRGLVTTDQQNNQRYLFYQQQTGWQSLNAQLIQQDLQISSLRSELIVRKAEFDSQIDQYHIHIDDLRRQMAEADASGMRLVTAPVAGRVSSLGVTEGEMVGAGDSLAQLVPVNKDAWRLVVWIPGESIPWVHPGDGINLRYTAFPFQKYGQFPGRIESISKAPVPAREIERYASAPRTPAGSVSDGWFKAVVKPDLSGLTPQGKSPPVSSGMQAEATLFLETRSLWRWILSPYYSLKSSITGEVHDR, from the coding sequence GTGCTTTTTCGTAAAGAGGTCAGTGACTACCAGCAGGCATTTCGCTCAGGGCAGGTTCTTCTGCTACGCGGCTGGCCTGTCTGGGCAACGGTGAGTGGCACCGTATTAATTGTGTTGAGTCTGTTGTTGCTGCTTATTTTTGGCAGCTATACCCGCCGTATTAATGTGAGTGGCGAAATTATCACGCTCCCGCATACGGTGAATTTATTTGCGCCGGAGCAGGGAATGATTGCCCGCCTGTTGGTCCACAACGGGCAGGAGGTCAATGCTGGTACGCCGCTGTATCAGTTGGATATCGGCCGGGTGACCCGTAACGGTAGCCTTAGCGCGACCACGCTTGCCGTGCTGGAAAAACAGCGCCAGCGTACGGAGTCCATCATTCGGGAGATCGAAAACAACAGGAAGGCCACTCTGGAAGGGCTACAGCTTCAGCTTGAACGCTATACCGAGGCCAGAGATAGCACTCGTCAGATGGTGGACTCAGCCTCTGTTGGCCTGCGCGCCATGCGGGAAAGCATGAAGGATTATGGCGAATATCGGCGCCGCGGGCTGGTGACCACAGACCAGCAGAATAACCAGCGTTATCTCTTCTACCAACAGCAGACCGGCTGGCAGAGCCTGAATGCTCAGCTTATCCAACAGGATCTGCAAATTTCGAGCCTGCGCAGCGAACTAATTGTTCGCAAGGCCGAATTCGACAGCCAGATCGATCAATACCATATCCATATCGATGACCTGCGACGCCAGATGGCGGAAGCCGATGCCAGCGGAATGCGGCTGGTGACCGCGCCGGTGGCGGGGCGTGTCTCTTCCCTGGGGGTCACCGAAGGGGAGATGGTTGGCGCAGGTGACAGCCTGGCACAGCTGGTGCCGGTCAACAAAGATGCCTGGCGGCTGGTGGTCTGGATCCCCGGTGAAAGCATTCCATGGGTGCATCCTGGCGATGGCATCAATCTGCGCTATACCGCCTTCCCGTTTCAGAAGTATGGCCAGTTCCCCGGGCGCATAGAGTCTATTTCTAAAGCGCCGGTTCCAGCCCGGGAGATTGAACGCTATGCCAGCGCGCCGAGAACGCCTGCGGGCAGCGTGAGCGATGGCTGGTTTAAGGCGGTGGTGAAGCCGGATCTTTCCGGCCTGACTCCGCAGGGCAAGTCACCGCCAGTAAGCAGCGGAATGCAGGCGGAAGCCACGCTATTCCTGGAAACGCGATCGCTCTGGCGCTGGATATTGTCGCCGTATTACTCATTAAAAAGCAGCATAACAGGGGAAGTACATGACCGCTGA
- a CDS encoding peptidase domain-containing ABC transporter, with translation MTAEGLKTLVGRLGLTLRRRIPVILQTEAAECGLACLAMVSAAHGQSTDLLSLRRRVGLSSRGSTLRQIMEIANASGLKTRALRLDLENLSALKTPCILHWDLNHFVVLVAVRRGQAIIHDPAAGRRVMAMSEVSHHFTGVALELWPTERFNEGEEAPRNVLKIRTLTKTISGLWGALTKLFCFSLLIESVNLLLPVGMQLVMDHVIPASDTGLLTLICLGLLFFVLFRTAVSMTRGWTSLVIGTLIDIQWKSRLFDHLLALPLDYFERRRLGDIQSRFASLDTLRTTLTTNVVNSIIDGIMFVGLLVMMALYGGWLVWVVLAFTMGWVIFRMMTYSAWRRVSEEQIVRTARSSSHFMESLYGMGTLKALGLSGQRAQSWMNLNVESANATVRKTRYEMLFSGGNVLISTLEQITLLWLAAEQVIQGHITLGMFVAFNTYRGQFSERAASLLDMALQLRMLSLHTDRVADIAMTSVESGSEHVSGQDSPLVPLGQPASLTIHNMSFQFDALSPPLFQELELSVAPGESLAITGPSGQGKTSLMKIMAGLVQPAGGEIRINGINIHQAGFARYRACIATVLQDDTLFAGSVRENITGFDNEPDERWVQECAIRSNLHEEIQRMPMGYETLISELGSSLSGGQKQRLLIARALYRRPAILFLDEATSHLDQDNEAQINTAIKEMNITRIMIAHRPSTVASADRVVNILALKQKQEVIGPEN, from the coding sequence ATGACCGCTGAAGGACTCAAGACGCTGGTGGGGCGTCTGGGATTAACGCTACGCCGTCGGATACCGGTCATCCTGCAGACTGAGGCCGCTGAATGCGGTCTGGCCTGCCTGGCGATGGTTTCGGCGGCACATGGGCAATCTACCGATCTGCTCAGCCTGAGAAGGCGGGTGGGGCTTTCTTCCCGGGGGAGTACCCTGCGTCAGATTATGGAGATAGCCAACGCCAGCGGCCTGAAAACGCGTGCGCTACGGCTCGATCTGGAAAATCTCAGCGCCCTGAAAACCCCCTGTATTCTGCACTGGGATCTGAACCATTTTGTGGTACTGGTTGCGGTTCGGCGTGGTCAGGCGATTATCCACGATCCTGCCGCAGGGCGGCGGGTGATGGCGATGAGCGAGGTCTCCCACCATTTTACCGGCGTGGCACTGGAGCTCTGGCCCACGGAGCGCTTTAACGAAGGCGAGGAAGCGCCGCGTAACGTGCTAAAGATTCGCACCCTGACCAAAACCATCAGTGGGCTATGGGGTGCGTTAACTAAGCTATTTTGCTTTTCCCTGCTGATTGAGTCAGTCAACCTGCTGCTGCCAGTAGGGATGCAATTGGTGATGGACCATGTGATACCCGCCAGCGACACCGGGCTGCTGACGCTGATTTGCCTTGGATTGCTGTTTTTTGTGCTGTTCCGAACCGCGGTCAGTATGACTCGCGGCTGGACATCGCTGGTCATTGGTACGCTCATTGATATTCAATGGAAATCCCGACTGTTTGATCACCTTCTGGCGCTGCCTCTGGACTACTTTGAGCGGCGTCGGCTCGGTGATATCCAGTCCCGCTTCGCCTCACTGGATACTCTGCGCACAACGCTCACTACCAACGTGGTAAACAGTATTATCGACGGCATCATGTTCGTTGGGCTGCTGGTGATGATGGCGCTCTACGGCGGCTGGCTGGTGTGGGTAGTACTGGCATTCACTATGGGCTGGGTTATCTTCCGCATGATGACCTACAGCGCCTGGCGTAGGGTATCTGAAGAGCAGATCGTCAGAACGGCCCGCTCGTCTTCTCATTTTATGGAAAGCCTGTACGGGATGGGAACGCTCAAGGCGCTTGGGCTGTCCGGGCAGCGTGCCCAGTCGTGGATGAACCTGAATGTCGAAAGCGCCAACGCCACGGTACGCAAGACCCGTTATGAAATGCTGTTTTCAGGCGGAAATGTACTGATCTCCACGCTGGAGCAGATAACTCTGCTGTGGCTGGCCGCAGAGCAGGTTATTCAGGGGCATATCACGCTGGGGATGTTTGTGGCGTTCAACACCTATCGCGGTCAGTTTTCCGAACGGGCGGCCAGCCTGCTGGATATGGCGTTACAGTTGCGTATGCTGTCGCTGCATACCGACAGGGTGGCGGATATTGCCATGACGAGTGTCGAATCCGGCAGTGAGCATGTTTCCGGTCAGGATTCGCCGCTGGTGCCTCTGGGGCAGCCCGCCTCGCTCACTATCCATAATATGAGTTTTCAGTTCGATGCCCTTTCGCCGCCGCTGTTTCAGGAGCTGGAACTGTCCGTGGCGCCTGGTGAGAGTCTGGCGATTACCGGCCCTTCCGGGCAGGGGAAAACCTCTCTGATGAAGATTATGGCGGGGCTGGTACAGCCAGCCGGAGGTGAAATCAGGATCAACGGCATTAATATCCATCAGGCGGGATTTGCGCGTTATCGGGCCTGTATCGCGACGGTATTACAGGACGACACGCTGTTTGCCGGTTCGGTACGTGAGAACATTACGGGATTCGACAACGAACCGGACGAACGGTGGGTACAGGAGTGCGCTATCCGTAGCAATCTCCATGAAGAGATACAGCGCATGCCGATGGGCTATGAAACCTTAATCAGCGAACTGGGTAGTAGCCTGTCGGGCGGTCAGAAACAGCGTTTGCTGATTGCCAGAGCGCTATACCGGCGACCGGCGATTCTGTTCCTGGATGAGGCGACCAGCCACCTGGATCAGGACAATGAGGCGCAAATCAACACGGCAATCAAAGAGATGAACATCACCCGCATCATGATTGCTCACCGTCCGTCCACCGTGGCATCGGCAGACCGGGTGGTGAATATTCTGGCATTGAAGCAAAAGCAGGAAGTTATCGGGCCAGAAAATTGA
- the queC gene encoding 7-cyano-7-deazaguanine synthase QueC: MKRAVVVFSGGQDSTTCLIQALAQYDEVHCVTFDYGQRHHAEIDVARELALELGAAAHKVLDVTLLNELAISSLTRDSIPVPDYEPEADGIPNTFVPGRNILFLTLAAIYAYQVKAEAVITGVCETDFSGYPDCRDEFVKALNHAVTLGMARDVRFETPLMWLNKAETWALADYWGRLDLVREHTLTCYNGIRGDGCGECAACHLRANGLSGYLNDKAVILAAMKEKIGLA; the protein is encoded by the coding sequence ATGAAACGCGCAGTTGTCGTTTTCAGCGGTGGCCAGGACTCCACCACCTGCCTGATCCAGGCCCTGGCGCAGTATGACGAAGTCCACTGCGTCACTTTCGATTATGGTCAACGTCACCATGCGGAGATCGATGTCGCCCGCGAACTGGCGCTGGAACTGGGCGCCGCCGCACACAAAGTGCTGGACGTGACGCTTCTGAATGAACTGGCGATTAGCAGCCTGACCCGCGACAGCATCCCGGTGCCGGATTACGAACCGGAAGCCGACGGCATTCCCAATACCTTCGTGCCAGGACGCAATATTCTGTTTCTGACCCTGGCGGCCATTTACGCTTATCAGGTCAAGGCCGAAGCGGTGATTACCGGAGTATGCGAAACCGATTTTTCCGGCTACCCAGACTGCCGCGACGAGTTCGTGAAGGCGCTAAACCACGCCGTTACGCTGGGGATGGCCCGGGATGTACGCTTTGAAACGCCGCTGATGTGGCTCAACAAAGCGGAAACCTGGGCGCTGGCCGACTACTGGGGCCGACTGGATTTGGTACGGGAGCACACCCTGACCTGCTATAACGGCATTCGCGGCGACGGCTGCGGCGAATGCGCCGCCTGCCATCTTCGTGCTAACGGTCTGAGCGGCTACCTGAACGATAAGGCGGTAATCCTGGCCGCGATGAAGGAAAAAATCGGTCTGGCCTGA
- a CDS encoding SgrR family transcriptional regulator: MRQLNRLNQFQRLWQPSEGAPQQATVAELAAHCFCSERHIRTLLGQLENAGWLRWRASAGRGRRGELSFLVSPDEVRALLMQQALDKGQQQSALALAQLAPEQLRHVLQPLLGGQWQNDIPTLRIPYYRPLESLTPGFLPGRAEQHLTSQIFAGLARFSDDSSQPQPDMAHRWQTDNSGTCWHFFLRPTLRWHDGESVSAEQILARLQTLMTQPMFSRLFASVAQIDAPHAWCLRFRLHQPDYWLPWRLASFGSRIAHPDEDRLGCGPFRLSHFDNSLVRLESHDGYHLAHPLLRAIEFWITPGLFDEQLGTSCRHPVQIAIGQQAQFPDLRPVSRSVSLGFSWLAIRQQGRLSAPQARYLMALIHQQGMLDALPLDPELITPSHTLLPGQQLPNFTDVAPVQLPPRLRLLYRLPVELHAMAQQLRRRLAELGCELELVFRNVKNWDDGLAVEEADLVMGDRLIGEAAEYTLEQWLRCDPLWSFILSGPQQAHIQATLDALQRSPETRDRNDALRRLFSRLVEQAIVTPLFNYRYQISAPPGVQGIQLNAWGWFDFSRAWLPPPGT, translated from the coding sequence ATGCGCCAACTCAACCGACTCAATCAGTTTCAGCGCCTGTGGCAGCCTTCCGAAGGCGCTCCCCAACAGGCGACCGTCGCCGAACTGGCGGCCCACTGTTTCTGTAGCGAACGCCATATCCGCACCCTGCTGGGCCAACTGGAGAACGCTGGCTGGCTGCGCTGGCGCGCCAGCGCCGGTCGCGGACGCCGCGGTGAACTCAGTTTCCTGGTAAGCCCCGACGAAGTCCGGGCCTTGCTGATGCAGCAGGCGCTGGATAAGGGGCAACAGCAAAGCGCCCTGGCACTGGCCCAGCTGGCGCCGGAACAGTTGCGCCATGTGCTACAACCCCTGCTCGGCGGGCAGTGGCAGAACGATATTCCTACTCTGCGTATTCCTTACTATCGTCCCCTTGAATCGCTCACGCCAGGTTTTTTACCCGGTCGAGCCGAACAGCACCTGACCAGCCAGATCTTCGCCGGTCTGGCCCGTTTCAGCGATGACAGCTCCCAACCGCAACCCGATATGGCGCACCGCTGGCAGACGGACAATAGCGGCACCTGCTGGCACTTTTTCCTGCGCCCCACCCTGCGCTGGCACGATGGCGAATCGGTCAGTGCCGAACAGATTCTGGCGCGCCTGCAGACGCTGATGACTCAGCCCATGTTCAGCCGCCTGTTTGCAAGCGTAGCGCAAATCGATGCGCCGCACGCCTGGTGCCTGCGTTTCCGGCTTCATCAGCCCGACTACTGGCTCCCCTGGCGGCTCGCCAGCTTCGGCAGCCGAATTGCCCATCCCGATGAAGACAGGCTGGGCTGCGGCCCCTTCCGCCTGAGCCACTTCGACAATAGTCTGGTGCGACTTGAGAGCCACGACGGTTATCACCTGGCGCATCCGCTGTTGCGGGCCATTGAGTTCTGGATAACGCCGGGTCTGTTTGACGAACAGCTCGGCACCAGCTGTCGTCATCCGGTGCAGATCGCCATCGGCCAGCAGGCACAGTTTCCCGATCTACGTCCGGTCAGTCGCAGCGTGAGTCTGGGATTCAGCTGGCTGGCGATCCGCCAGCAAGGGCGGCTGTCAGCGCCCCAGGCCCGTTATCTGATGGCTTTGATCCACCAGCAAGGCATGCTCGATGCGCTACCGCTGGATCCCGAACTGATCACGCCAAGCCACACCCTGCTGCCCGGCCAACAGTTGCCCAATTTTACCGATGTCGCCCCTGTTCAGCTGCCGCCGCGGCTGCGGCTTCTTTACCGACTACCGGTCGAACTCCACGCCATGGCGCAGCAGTTGCGTCGCCGCCTGGCGGAGCTGGGCTGCGAGCTGGAACTGGTGTTCCGCAATGTGAAAAACTGGGACGACGGCCTGGCGGTCGAGGAAGCCGATCTGGTTATGGGCGACCGGCTGATCGGTGAAGCGGCGGAATATACCCTGGAGCAGTGGCTACGCTGCGATCCACTGTGGTCCTTTATCCTGAGCGGGCCGCAACAGGCCCATATCCAGGCGACGCTGGATGCGCTACAGCGTTCACCAGAAACCCGGGATCGCAACGACGCCCTGCGCAGGCTGTTCAGTCGTCTGGTAGAGCAGGCCATAGTCACGCCGCTGTTTAACTATCGCTATCAGATCAGCGCTCCCCCGGGGGTACAGGGGATTCAACTGAACGCCTGGGGCTGGTTTGACTTTTCCCGGGCCTGGCTGCCGCCGCCGGGTACGTGA
- the cof gene encoding HMP-PP phosphatase, translated as MARLAAFDMDGTLLMPDHRMGEVTRRTLERLRERDVILTFATGRHLLEMRHIASELLNGAFLITGNGTRVHDIRGERLWGNDLAPDVAERVLHGHWETRASMHVFNDSGWMTQSDIPELLKAHVYSGFRYRLVDLKRLPAHEVTKISFCGDRDDLVQLRIQLNDALGERAHLCFSSVDCLEILPHGCNKGAALAVLGAHLDVPLAECMAFGDAMNDREMLGAVGHGVIMGNAMPQLRQALPHLPVIGHCAREGVAHYLTHWLDTPHLSYSPER; from the coding sequence ATGGCGCGACTAGCGGCTTTTGATATGGACGGCACACTGCTGATGCCGGACCACCGAATGGGGGAAGTGACCCGGCGCACGCTTGAGCGTTTGCGCGAGCGGGATGTGATCCTGACCTTCGCCACCGGACGCCATCTGCTGGAGATGCGCCATATTGCCAGTGAACTGCTGAACGGCGCGTTTTTGATTACCGGCAACGGTACCCGGGTGCATGATATTCGCGGCGAACGCCTGTGGGGCAACGATCTTGCCCCGGATGTCGCAGAACGGGTGTTGCACGGCCACTGGGAAACCCGCGCCAGCATGCACGTGTTTAACGACAGCGGCTGGATGACCCAGAGTGATATCCCGGAGCTACTGAAGGCCCATGTTTACAGCGGTTTTCGCTATCGGCTGGTGGACCTGAAACGGCTTCCGGCCCATGAGGTGACCAAAATCTCCTTCTGTGGCGATCGCGACGATCTGGTGCAGTTGCGGATTCAGCTTAACGATGCGCTGGGAGAGCGGGCGCACCTCTGCTTCTCCTCCGTGGACTGTCTGGAAATTTTGCCCCATGGCTGTAACAAGGGCGCGGCGCTGGCGGTGCTTGGCGCGCATCTGGATGTGCCCCTTGCCGAATGTATGGCCTTTGGCGATGCGATGAACGATCGCGAGATGCTGGGTGCCGTAGGGCACGGCGTGATTATGGGCAATGCCATGCCCCAGCTCCGGCAGGCGCTGCCTCACCTGCCAGTGATCGGCCACTGCGCCAGAGAAGGGGTGGCCCACTATTTAACCCATTGGCTGGATACGCCCCATCTTTCATATTCCCCCGAAAGGTGA
- a CDS encoding PLP-dependent cysteine synthase family protein, translating to MTRQWATQAINEINADYQRSADTHLIRLTLPAFPGIYLYLKDESTHPTGSLKHRLARSLFLYGLCNGWIREGMPIIEASSGSTAVSEAYFARLLGLPFIAVMPGYTARRKIEQIAFYGGRCHFVDSPCEIYAAAEELARELNGHYMDQFTFAERATDWRGNNNIADSIFRQMESEPFPVPEYIVMSAGTGGTSATIGRYLRCKGYPTRLAVVDPDNSVFLDYWQQRCPSLSSATGSRIEGIGRPRVEPSFIPDAIDEMMRVPDAASIAAMQWLESQLGRRPGASTGTNMWGVLQLAARMRDEGRQGAIVTLLCDSGDRYLETYYNPQWVAEHIGDPRPWRAQIEQMMK from the coding sequence ATGACCAGACAATGGGCCACTCAGGCCATTAATGAGATTAACGCCGACTACCAACGCTCTGCCGATACCCATTTGATTCGGCTGACGCTGCCCGCCTTTCCCGGGATTTATCTTTATCTGAAAGATGAGAGCACCCACCCAACCGGTAGTCTGAAGCATCGCCTGGCGCGTTCGCTGTTTCTGTATGGCCTGTGCAATGGCTGGATCCGGGAAGGCATGCCGATTATTGAAGCTTCATCCGGCTCCACCGCAGTTTCCGAAGCTTACTTCGCCCGGCTGCTCGGCCTGCCGTTTATCGCCGTGATGCCCGGCTATACGGCCCGCCGTAAGATAGAACAAATCGCCTTTTACGGCGGTCGCTGCCACTTCGTCGACAGCCCCTGCGAGATATACGCCGCCGCCGAAGAGCTGGCCCGGGAACTGAACGGCCACTATATGGATCAGTTCACTTTTGCCGAGCGGGCCACCGACTGGCGCGGCAACAATAATATTGCCGACAGCATCTTCCGCCAGATGGAAAGCGAACCCTTTCCGGTGCCGGAATATATCGTGATGAGCGCCGGTACTGGCGGCACTTCCGCCACCATCGGCCGCTATCTTCGCTGTAAAGGCTACCCTACCCGGCTGGCGGTGGTGGATCCCGATAACTCGGTGTTCCTGGACTACTGGCAACAGCGCTGCCCGTCGCTCTCCAGCGCAACCGGCAGCCGGATTGAAGGGATCGGTCGCCCAAGAGTTGAGCCGTCGTTTATTCCGGACGCCATCGACGAAATGATGCGAGTACCCGATGCCGCCAGCATCGCCGCCATGCAGTGGCTGGAAAGCCAGTTGGGTCGTCGGCCTGGCGCTTCTACCGGTACCAATATGTGGGGTGTGCTACAGCTGGCGGCCAGAATGCGTGACGAAGGTCGCCAGGGCGCCATCGTCACGCTGCTGTGCGACAGCGGCGATCGCTATCTGGAGACATACTACAATCCGCAGTGGGTGGCGGAGCATATTGGCGATCCGCGTCCGTGGCGGGCGCAGATTGAGCAGATGATGAAATAA
- a CDS encoding Lrp/AsnC family transcriptional regulator, translating into MDKTDRRLLALLQQDCSLSLQELADAVNLTTTPCWKRLKRLEEAGIIQGRVALLDPEKLGLGLTAFVLIKTQQHSSQWYSQFVAAVDAMPEVLGFWRMAGEYDYLMRVQVADMKRYDDFYKRLVNSVPGLSDVTSSFAMEQIKYTTALPLEN; encoded by the coding sequence ATGGATAAAACTGACCGCAGGCTGCTGGCGCTTCTTCAGCAGGACTGTTCGCTCTCTTTGCAGGAGCTGGCGGATGCCGTTAATCTGACTACAACTCCCTGCTGGAAACGCCTTAAGCGGCTGGAAGAGGCGGGAATTATTCAGGGCCGTGTAGCGTTGCTGGACCCGGAAAAACTGGGCCTGGGGCTAACGGCCTTTGTGCTGATTAAAACCCAGCAGCACAGCAGCCAGTGGTACAGCCAGTTCGTGGCAGCGGTGGACGCAATGCCGGAGGTGCTGGGTTTCTGGCGCATGGCGGGGGAGTATGACTATCTGATGCGGGTGCAGGTGGCGGATATGAAGCGCTATGACGATTTCTACAAACGCCTGGTTAACAGCGTGCCGGGCCTGAGCGATGTGACTTCGAGTTTCGCCATGGAACAGATAAAATATACTACTGCGTTGCCGCTGGAAAATTAG
- a CDS encoding SmdA family multidrug ABC transporter permease/ATP-binding protein, with translation MRLFAQLSWFFLREWRRYLSAVSLLILVSILQLIPPRLVGVIVDGVTESHFSTGQILKWVGLMALIAVMVYLLRYFWRVLLFGASYRLAVELRESYYRQLCRQNPTFYLRHRTGDLMARATNDVDRVVFAAGEGVLTLVDSLVMGCAVLIVMSTQISWQLTLLALLPMPVMAVVIKRYGDMLHQRFKRAQAAFSTLNDRTQESMTSIRMIKAFGLEDRQSALFADEARDTGERNLQVARIDARFDPTIYIAIGMANLLAVAGGSWMVVQGTLTLGQLTSFTMYLGLMIWPMLALAWMFNIVERGSAAYSRIRALLAEAPAIADGDQPLPAGRGTLQMDVKAFHYPETAEPTLENIAFTLAPGRMLGLCGPTGSGKSSILALIQRHFDPDSGEIRFHDMALPTLRIDDWRARLAVVNQGPFLFSDTVAANIALGRPGATQQQIEEAARLACVHDDILRLANGYETEVGERGVMLSGGQKQRIAIARALLLDAEILILDDALSAVDGRTEHQILHNLKTWGKERTLIVSAHRLSALTAASEILVLQRGQVAQRGRHDRLVEQPGWYRDMYRYQQLEAALDEAPVDEEATDA, from the coding sequence GTGCGATTATTTGCTCAATTAAGCTGGTTTTTTCTCCGTGAATGGCGGCGCTATCTTAGCGCAGTATCTCTGCTGATATTGGTGTCCATTCTGCAACTTATCCCTCCCAGACTGGTGGGAGTCATTGTCGATGGCGTGACCGAAAGCCATTTCAGTACCGGGCAGATCCTTAAATGGGTTGGCCTGATGGCGCTGATTGCGGTCATGGTCTATCTGCTGCGCTATTTCTGGCGCGTTCTGCTATTTGGCGCGTCGTATCGCCTGGCGGTGGAGCTGCGTGAATCCTACTATCGCCAGTTGTGTCGCCAGAATCCTACCTTTTATTTGCGTCACCGCACTGGCGATCTGATGGCACGGGCCACTAACGATGTGGATCGGGTGGTGTTTGCCGCCGGGGAAGGGGTGCTGACCCTGGTGGATTCACTGGTGATGGGCTGTGCGGTGCTGATTGTGATGAGCACCCAAATTAGTTGGCAGTTAACGCTGCTGGCGCTACTCCCCATGCCGGTAATGGCGGTGGTGATTAAGCGCTATGGCGATATGCTGCACCAGCGCTTTAAGCGAGCTCAGGCGGCATTCTCCACCCTGAACGATCGCACCCAGGAGAGTATGACCAGTATCCGCATGATCAAAGCCTTTGGGCTGGAGGACAGACAGTCGGCGCTGTTTGCCGATGAAGCGCGTGATACCGGCGAGCGCAATCTGCAGGTGGCGCGCATTGACGCCCGCTTCGATCCTACTATTTATATCGCTATTGGCATGGCGAACCTGCTGGCGGTGGCTGGCGGAAGCTGGATGGTGGTTCAGGGCACGCTGACCCTGGGGCAACTGACGAGTTTCACCATGTATCTTGGTCTGATGATTTGGCCGATGCTGGCGCTGGCGTGGATGTTTAACATCGTCGAACGCGGCAGTGCCGCTTACAGCCGTATCCGGGCGCTACTGGCGGAAGCGCCGGCCATTGCCGATGGCGACCAGCCGCTGCCTGCCGGGCGTGGGACGCTACAGATGGATGTGAAAGCGTTTCACTATCCTGAAACCGCCGAACCCACGCTGGAAAATATCGCGTTCACCCTGGCTCCGGGCCGGATGCTGGGGCTGTGCGGCCCCACCGGCTCCGGTAAGAGCAGCATACTGGCGCTAATTCAGCGTCACTTCGACCCCGATAGCGGCGAGATCCGCTTCCACGATATGGCGCTGCCAACGCTGCGTATCGACGACTGGCGCGCCAGGCTGGCGGTGGTGAACCAGGGGCCGTTCCTGTTTTCCGACACGGTGGCCGCCAATATCGCGCTGGGTCGCCCGGGCGCCACGCAGCAGCAGATAGAAGAAGCGGCGCGGCTGGCCTGCGTACATGACGATATCCTGCGCCTTGCCAATGGTTATGAGACCGAAGTGGGGGAGCGCGGCGTGATGCTCTCCGGCGGCCAGAAGCAGCGTATCGCCATTGCCCGGGCTCTGTTGCTCGATGCCGAAATATTGATCCTCGACGATGCGCTGTCGGCGGTAGACGGGCGCACCGAGCACCAGATCCTCCATAACCTGAAAACCTGGGGTAAAGAGCGCACCCTGATAGTTAGCGCTCACCGTCTGTCGGCCCTGACGGCTGCCAGCGAGATACTGGTGCTGCAACGCGGTCAGGTGGCGCAGCGCGGTCGCCATGACCGGCTGGTGGAGCAGCCAGGCTGGTATCGCGATATGTACCGCTATCAGCAACTGGAAGCCGCGCTGGATGAAGCGCCGGTCGACGAGGAGGCAACGGATGCGTAA